Within the Salmo salar chromosome ssa12, Ssal_v3.1, whole genome shotgun sequence genome, the region caccatggttggcacagtcaGAAAGAagaagcctgagctcccccctgcactcctcgcaacaagggggatGAGGCCTTCTCAttaaagtttgccttcacccccaccgacactctagtttcttacctcccaaagaggaacaagaatgtggtcctcctgagcacactgcacaaaacggctgagatcagtgatcgtgaggacaggaaaccagccatcatcctggactacaacaacaaaggaggtgtggacaacctggacaagatgattggaacttacagctgcaggaagATGACTGCCCACTGGctcctggtcatcttccataacatcattgatgtgtcctcatacaatgcctttgtgatatggaacaagatcaaccctacctggatgcctgataagcagaacaagaggagggtgttcctggagcagctgggaaaggcacttgtaaccccacacattcaaagaagggagcgcctcccgcacacagcagcctctgcagcgcgTGTGTTCGGGGGCTGAATCTTgccctgatccacctgaggctgcagctggggcaggcaagaggaggagatgccaattctgccccccaaagaaggactgtaaaacaaatatgtgctgcacatgtgagaaatacatctgcaaagtccatgcacacacacttgcatactgtcctagatgtgctaattagagttgattgatttatgttcttcatgtttttgttttgtatccattatcttattcttatttattgttgttgttgatacaccttgtgggtgggggcaatggttaaataaatgtgagaagactagtattttgtagttgaattcctcattgtacagtatataggaatatatcactatgttgccaaaaaggTTCAAGacttattgtttcccttcaataaaatgcattcaaaacaaatttctgcacatttctgctactttttTAGATTATAaaagtgctatctcttgctaaaagaatgtatgtttacacctatgcagtacctttagcaataataatataataataaacctctggtttagtaaagaaaacaattatgacaggtgtgttgtgtcCACTGATTTAATGCAgttttctgcattgtgaagagggaaaacccagatattcaccaAGTTTgagatgaatgacaggttgtttcttcatgcaaaatagatttggtgtttaaaattaaattaagctgctttattttaggggtttagtgaaggcaggtcatttttgaccctttggacaaggggagtatacagaatgttaagactactaAAGTGttaaatctttttttatttttactttagtttatttagtaaatattttcttaactctattttcttaaaactgcattgttggttaagggcttgtaagtaacttGCTGACCACACCACTCGCGTTATGTGCgcgagtgttgcaaaataaatgtacacattcatgttattcaatcattgcatccAAACTGCTCGCGCACGTCAACGAgcatctgcgtagccaggcgctaaaatagaacttggttctatttgtgacgcttgtTGTGCTACATGTCCCGCCTCTcgcatctcctcattggttttaggagcatatacccatgtggtgattgaaagatgaactgacctccacactccagtccagttgatggtgataatgcaccttaaagttggttgcaaccgtcatataaagtccaaagaagaagcagACTGAAGGCGGAGatattactagaaactaactcggTTTACCCTTTTGTCTGTGGATTCactgtcggagtagaggaccttgtgcatcgCAGGTAAAAAAACaatccaatgtttatatcccaggacaaattagctagcaacagcaagctagctatctaaatTGCCATGAAAGTTTAATGCTTTCGACCTGTcctcaaattaatatagttggttcagggTTTGTTTTCATATTTCAACCTGtgtggtgtggatggacaaaatcaataTGCGCGCGATGGTGCACGTGGACGCTAGTCAGCATGTAagcgtttcacggtaaggtctacacctgttgtgcgtgtgacaaataacatttgattagatttttttctaTCCATAgaattatggctctagattgcagggaAAAGTTAACACTTAGTGCAAAATGGTTAACACTTCGTGCCCCTTCTAAAATAACGGGTTCATGACACCAGTGGAAACCACTGCTGTTAGACTGAGACTTTAAAACACACGCTGACTTTGGAAACCAAGCAATGCTCATGAGGACTGAGGAGACAGAATAGAGATCATCAGCAGAAGCTGATTTCAAAGTAAAGAGTCATTTATCAGCCGTTAATCTAATTAAACAACCCACTGATGAAACCAGAGACGCGACGACCCATTATCTGCCTCCATTATCCCCACTGTCTCGGGATGAGAAATCACTCCTCCGGATCAGCCagccccatctcttctctctctctctctctctctctctctctctctctctctctctcccctctcaaacAGTAGACTTTTAGACGGAAAGATGGTGGGAGAAAACCGCTCTCCTCTTTTTGTTTTAGTTCAACCTTTCATTTCATACTTGTTGCTTCCCTGATGCTCCATGGCTGTGacattccctctcttctccctctcaggGCTAAACTTTGATTCTGACAGGAGGCTGAATTTTCTCCTACTCTCCTCTCACTATAGAACATCCCTGCCAACTGTaatggtaaaaagctgagggatgaggctggagaaatgtaatcactctcaaatgtatagacagagctatggatgcaaggactgaccacccATGATATTAACACTTAGGACCATGCCCCAGGACAACCTGGCCGTCCCCAGTACTCCTGGTCGTGCTGATGCTCCAGTTTCaaatgttctgcctgcggctatgaaaccctgacctgttAACGCGACGTGCTACCtcgtcccagacctgctgttttcaactctctagacacagcaagagcggtagagatactctgaatgatcagctatgaaagccaactgacatttactcctgaggtgctgacctgttgcaccctttacaaccactgtgattattattatttgaccctgctggtcatctatgaacatttgaacatcttggccatgttctgttaaaatctccacccggcacagccagaagaggactggccacccctcatagcctggttcctctctaggtttcttcctaggttttggcctttctagggagtttttcctagccaccgtgcttctacacctgcattgttttctgtttggggttttaggctgggtttccgtacagcactttgtgacatcagctgatgtaagaagggctttataaatacatttgattgatgatatcacaattatagttttaactgGGTTTTTAGGCTATATagagtttatttacatttacattgtttacaaacattatagtaaaacaagcttatattttgggttctgatgggataTGACAggtaaactaagctcatgaggcaattattacatttacattacatttaagtcatttagcagacgctcttatccagagcgacttacaaattggtgcattcaccttatgatatccagtggaacaaccactttacaatagtgcatctaaatcttttaagggggggggttagaaggattactttatcctatcccaggtattccttgaagaggtggggtttcaggtgtctccggaaggtggtgattgactccgctgtcctggcgtcgtgagggagcttgttccaccattggggtgccagagcagcgaacagttttgactgggctgagcaggaactgtgcttcctcagaggtaggggggccagcaggccagaggtggatgaacgcagtgcccttgtttgggtgtagggcctgatcagagcctgaaggtatggaggtgccgttcccttcacagctccgtaggcaatcaccatggtcttgtagcggatgcgagcttcaactggaagccagtggagagagcggaggagcgttagttatattcttcaaaaatATGAATtcataagtccaaaaatgtatgtagcaatggctgattgcccctttaagcttTGGTGGCCATGTCTAATTGTTTGCTTTTGTGAGAGGTTTAGCAGTACTAACAGATGACATGCACTATCTCTGCTGATAGGGAGAGGTACTGCAATCTGGCTAAGAAAACTGAGAGGGCTTACTTTTTTTTAATCGctttggtgcaattttcacaGGTATGTGGTCACTTTTCACAACTGTTAGCACAAAACTCAAACCAGATCATTAACAGGGTAgttgtttcaaaactctaagcaCATTTTCACTCAACTAAGTACAACACACAAATAATACGATCACTTTTTCACCAAACTTAATCAGGTTTTCATCTAGAAATACATTCACATTGCAATATATGTTCATATAATGTTTAAGTTACATTGTGAAAGCTGTCTTCAATGAGCGCACCTTTAATCACACATGGGATAGAAATTATGGAAATCTGATGTTCAGTCAATTTGAATGGATAGTGCAAGTGTATTGCCTAATGAGAAAacaatgtaatgtactgtaatttacagtacCGTAGCATACTGCATTCAAAGGGCTATTTTGAAATGTGTATCTTCAATGTTTTGCTAATGGATTAACTGGTTGTTTAAATAACTCAATTGAGAGGATGtcattatgttgtgttttggtgattagACCAATGTACtcatatttcacagtaaacacattttggatcaatggttgtgtggtgaaaGATGTCTACAAACAAAATGCACAATGAAAGGTTTTGAATGTAAGACTGGCTGTTACCAGTTTGGAGTTTTATACTAAGAGTTTTAAAAATGttccacatacttgtgaaaagaATAATACCTTTATAAAAAAGATAATTGGTTTGAATTCTTAAAGTTTGATAAAATACTGCCTCTTGAATAAGATGGCTGTGATATTCACTGCTTGGAAGTGTATTATCTGGATACCATCCCACTTTAAACACTACTAATATCAGCATGCAGTTGGCACCACAACTGTTTGGGAAACTTGAGATCTTACTCAAATCCCTTGTCAGCAGTATTATCATATTACAGAAGGGAGTAATCTTCAAATATACACTCCTTTATAACGAAAGGACGGAAGGCTTGGATCAATGGGCTGTATATCCAATCCCTTAGATATACAGAATCACTGACTGAAGTACAAAGCTAACTATAGAGCTTTTGAAGCTTCTATGTCATCATAGAACATTCCCCTCCTATAATGACTGCAACATTGGTTAGATGTCCGCTACTGTTGCATGCCTGTGTCTACATTTCAATTGAGATACTGCTCACTGTCAGGTAATGAAAGATTTCTGCAAAAGGTCAGGTTACGGTCCTTTCACATGAGGAATGTGAGGAATATTGTCAACAATGTCATAAGATACAGACAAAATGTCATAAGAATTAgtattacatttttgtcatttagtagATGTTCTTATCCGGAACGACTCcatgagcaattagggttaaatgccttgctcaagggcacatcgagagcaacattttggttactggcccaacgctcttaaccactaggctacctgacgcccaGGAGTATCTCTGGCTGACATACATGACAGTGATACATCACTCATTAGTAAGCCATAAGGAGCTGGGAGAGCTGTACTAAGGTGTTTTGGAAATGAGAGCTGTGATGTTGGCATTTATATTGATGGAGGCAATTATCGGAAAAAGTGAACTTGTACAATTAGCACACAAATTGGAAATTATTGCAAAGAACGAACATGAGTCTCCTCGGGTTTCAAAGACACATTATCACCAAAGCAGTTTTATCTGTCTCTTTTGTTGAAGGTCAACAGGCAATTTGTTAATTTGTGACAGTTGATATATGGGATGATAGATTTTTTATTATGTtataacacacatatatacacacacacacacacacacacacacacacacacacacacacacacacacacacacacacacacacacacacacacacacacacttatttccATTGTATCCGATGATGACTTGCACTCCTTGAATCACACTGTTTATTGAAGACCACTTCatctgttctcgctctctctctgtggggaaATGCAATGTTATTAGTAATAGTTTAAAATAACATAGTTTCCATATATATAACAATGTCTGATTGAGATCACCTGTAAGTTGATTGGGGTTCCTAACGTCATGATGGGAAATGCTTTATTACTGTACTATTTCCCTGCGTGTTTCATGCCACTAGATGGCAATATAAGATCATGAATGGTTCAAATATGTTCTCAGCTTTTTTAAATCTGAAAGTCGATTTCTCCTTTAGCTCTGCTCTGAGTCTTTGCTATCTGCAAGGTCATTATTTCCACATAAGCCAAGCAAATTAAGATACTTAGCATGATGTCACTCAAAGTTTTTAATCAAAGTCACTTAAATCTTCAACATTAAGGCTTAGATAACTAATTCTCCTGTCCAGAAATTGAAACATTAAACCCTTTTAGTTGTAAAATATTGACAATAATGCATGCTGAGATTTGGTAACTGTATAAATCTGACGATCAAATCCTTGTAGCTCTGCATCCACATGGTGGCAGTGTTATGGTATCTTGAGTTTATCATGTACAGTAACACTGTCTCACCAAAGACTGTACTCTAATATCATATCTGCATAATCCATCTTGGAAAAAGGGCAGGTTTACGCAGTACTGAATAGTATGTTTTGACAGGTTAAATCAACATCTAATCAAATAGAAAGAATTGgctactatgttattgttatacctgtactatatACAGACCTCTCTTGACTAATTTGGGATTTCTTGTGTTGTAGCTGAGACGCGTGTTATAGAGGGCTATGTCACATGACACTGTGAAAGGATTCCTCCCATAGATAATCCATGTTCCCATTACGgctgacacatacagtaccacAAATAGGATTGTATTGCAAGGCATGTTTGTGCATATTTCACAGAAATACCTGGTTTTCCTTTATTGACCCATACAGTCGATGACAATCAGTGATGTTCCCCCGGGCAAGCAGCAGggactctcctctctttccccctgcctGAGGAGTGTCTGTAGCAGAGACACATCAATCTGTACAGCATTGCCATGAGAACCACTCAAAGACATTTCATTCCCACCAAGACAGGCACTCCTGCTATTGATCTATGTGCAGGGACTGACTGGGGGGGATTGACAGGAGGGTAGATGCAATCTCCTTTTACACATGTGATCCCTTGCTGCAGGCTGTGGCCATTGTCAGGATAGACCATTGACTTGCCATTATGCTGCATCCAGGTCCGTGTATGAATGCCGTAAGCTGTAAGCCTGGCGAGCAAGGCTAGTTATTGATTGACTCCTGTCCCGTGATATAGAAGATAATGTCTGTGGATAGTAGCCAGGCTGTAGCTCGATGTGGTCCATTGATAAACCACACCAGGCTGCAGTGCTGAAGATAGGTCAGTCACCTTAGCCCTGCACAGTGCTGACTGTGAGAACATTTGAGATATCTATTGAGGTATTGCTATTGAGTCATAGAACACTTATCCTTCCATCCacatctctgactgactggcagcTGGGGTGAGATTCTGAGAGATGATGTGGCACAACAGGAACTGTGTCTGGTGCCATGAGGTTTTACACAGCATACACAGAGGTTTTTACATGTGGAGGAGGGAAGTACCTGATATCAGGCCTGAGGTATGCAAGAGCAGGAAAAACTTCCCTGACACATTAAAGAGATTCTCCAGTACCTTTGTCCCCAAAAATGTTGTACTACAGTTCGTAGTACGTCACATCATTGCTCTCTCGCCCTGCTGTGCGTGTATcttagctgtcactcaaatggcgaggggctgaagctcattgagTAGAAAtggaattgctagggggctggcccacgtaGCGGAAAATCTAGGGAAAATGGCGTAACACAGATTCCAGAAAAACTGTCGGATTTCATGTTATTACAGTTAAGACAGCAATTCTGCTCATAGAcgatgcatgtatgaactacacattgacacatcaagcccaaagcgggaggtttaaaaaaatactagTCGCCAACATTCCCGAGCATGTGTTTTAAATATAGAACTTGTCTTTTCAGTTGTGTtgtaaaaactaaaagcatttttCATACAAACCATACATGGTAATATGGTGGGATTTCCCCCAAAGTTCCCAATGGCTTATTTGGGTATAAACAGGAGTCCGTGAGGTGATTTGATTGGCTGAGTTCAGTTCTGTGCTTGCCCAACACTTACTATTGGGTGGAAATCTATCTTCATCACTAGCAATTATGCCTAATTAAGTAATTTACATGTTTACATGTTGTATACACACGGCCAATTCATTACTGAAGCGCTGTAACGAACCAGAGCCAAGCATGATATTACATTCAACATACGGCTACTGGAGTGGACTTAGAACTGAGGTCTTCACAAGCCCAAACAGTAAAATGGTTGAATGTTGTAGGCTATATCAAGGATATGCTCTGTTGTCCTTTGTTTAGAATGATACATAGAGCAACAGAATGTTGCCTATTTGTGTGAGAGCCTTGGTGGAATGATTTATCAGTATGTACGGAATGTAGCAGCAGTGTTTTTATGATTTATTCACAGGAATTTTGTGAGGAG harbors:
- the LOC123725659 gene encoding piggyBac transposable element-derived protein 4-like, whose amino-acid sequence is PYLYNPGTDVTADEKLVPFRGHCPFWQYMPSKPAKYGIKIWVACDAQSSYAWKMQVYIGKLTSGGLEKNQGMWVVLDVTDGLRGHNVTCDNLFTSYELSQQLLKREGDEAFSLKFAFTPTDTLVSYLPKRNKNVVLLSTLHKTAEISDREDRKPAIILDYNNKGGVDNLDKMIGTYSCRKMTAHWLLVIFHNIIDVSSYNAFVIWNKITETRVIEGYVT